One stretch of Leadbetterella byssophila DSM 17132 DNA includes these proteins:
- a CDS encoding GNAT family N-acetyltransferase, whose product MKIRPASPQDAKAITPLMLLAMDDIVARFLHSNDLRDAIVFMETLIAQENNQYSYENIHVVEHEGQIVGAICIYDGALLHTLREPVKAYVERKTNGRFEPEDETEEGEYYIDCLAVLPEYQGKGIGKSLLSFAIETYVKSQGKVLGLLVEKPEARKLYENVGFTFHCTKTLTGKPMAHMQLIDVHQCG is encoded by the coding sequence ATGAAGATAAGACCTGCTAGCCCTCAAGATGCCAAGGCTATCACTCCCTTGATGCTATTAGCTATGGATGATATCGTTGCGCGATTTCTGCATTCTAATGATCTGCGCGATGCTATAGTTTTCATGGAAACGCTGATAGCGCAGGAAAACAATCAATACTCCTACGAAAATATCCATGTTGTGGAGCACGAGGGTCAAATTGTTGGAGCCATATGTATCTATGATGGAGCATTATTGCATACCTTAAGAGAGCCTGTAAAAGCTTATGTTGAGAGGAAAACCAATGGCCGCTTCGAACCGGAAGATGAAACGGAAGAAGGGGAGTACTACATTGATTGTTTAGCCGTTTTGCCAGAGTATCAAGGGAAGGGTATAGGTAAATCCTTACTTTCTTTTGCAATTGAAACATATGTAAAATCGCAAGGCAAAGTCCTGGGTCTGCTGGTAGAAAAGCCAGAAGCCAGAAAACTCTATGAGAATGTAGGTTTTACTTTTCATTGCACAAAAACCTTAACCGGTAAGCCTATGGCGCATATGCAACTAATTGATGTACATCAATGCGGGTAG
- a CDS encoding aldo/keto reductase has translation MNKRKLGNSGLEVSVLGFGCMGLSFPNAPTKEDSIKLIRSAVEHGVTFFDTAQGYGENELLVGEALEPLRNEVVIATKFGFKDGDGRLGLDSSPENIKAVAEASLKRLRTDVIDLFYQHRFDPNVPIEDVAGAVKDLIKEGKVKHFGLCEVNAETIRKANAVLPVTALQSEYSMFYREPEDKIIPTLEELGIGFVPFSPLGKGFLTGTINADVELDKTDARNMSPRFSKENREANQALVDLVVSIAKDKNATPAQIALGWLLAQKLFIVPIPGTSKLHRLQENIGATNVSLTNDELSKINAALATIKIVGERYPAQVQQKLGK, from the coding sequence ATGAACAAAAGAAAATTAGGAAACAGCGGATTGGAAGTATCTGTATTGGGTTTTGGGTGTATGGGATTAAGTTTTCCGAATGCACCTACAAAGGAAGACAGCATAAAGTTAATACGTTCGGCAGTTGAACACGGAGTCACTTTCTTTGACACGGCGCAAGGTTATGGAGAAAACGAACTCTTGGTAGGCGAAGCACTTGAACCATTGCGTAATGAAGTTGTGATTGCTACAAAATTCGGTTTCAAAGACGGGGATGGGAGATTGGGATTAGACAGTAGTCCCGAAAACATAAAAGCCGTTGCCGAAGCGTCTTTGAAAAGGTTGCGGACAGACGTAATTGATTTGTTTTATCAGCACAGGTTCGACCCGAATGTTCCTATTGAAGACGTTGCAGGTGCTGTAAAAGACCTGATAAAAGAGGGAAAAGTAAAACATTTTGGTTTGTGTGAAGTAAATGCAGAAACCATTCGCAAAGCAAACGCCGTTTTGCCTGTAACCGCTTTGCAAAGCGAATACTCAATGTTTTATCGTGAGCCCGAAGATAAAATTATTCCGACATTGGAAGAATTAGGTATTGGTTTTGTGCCTTTTAGTCCATTGGGCAAAGGATTTTTGACAGGAACAATAAACGCAGATGTGGAATTGGATAAAACTGATGCAAGAAATATGTCGCCACGTTTCAGCAAAGAAAATAGGGAAGCCAACCAAGCATTAGTTGATTTGGTTGTTTCCATTGCGAAAGACAAAAACGCTACACCTGCACAAATTGCATTAGGTTGGTTATTGGCTCAAAAACTTTTCATCGTTCCAATTCCGGGAACATCAAAATTACACCGCTTACAAGAAAACATTGGTGCGACAAATGTTTCATTAACCAATGACGAGTTGAGCAAAATAAATGCAGCATTGGCGACAATTAAAATTGTAGGCGAACGCTACCCTGCACAGGTTCAACAAAAATTAGGCAAATAA
- a CDS encoding histidine phosphatase family protein, with translation MTVLKNIITIQHPESIHHTNGMVGSWTDWELSEKGIEQAENMACNLQLEIKNNEFSLFTSSLKRAKQTAEIIGEKLDIQPRITDALKERSLGKANGKSVQWLKENIENEEITIYDKCFNDAESRYDVWQRLVPFYNEIISNDDENIIIVSHGDTLSIFNAMWLGLEAEILNRIELYGVSGGVSFLHQTSTGKRVIKRMSDTSYIKSW, from the coding sequence ATGACCGTATTGAAAAATATAATCACCATCCAACATCCCGAATCAATTCATCATACTAATGGAATGGTTGGTTCATGGACAGACTGGGAACTATCTGAAAAAGGAATTGAGCAAGCAGAAAATATGGCCTGTAATCTACAATTGGAGATTAAAAATAATGAATTTTCGCTTTTTACATCCTCTCTTAAAAGAGCAAAACAAACTGCTGAAATCATTGGAGAAAAGCTGGATATACAACCTCGGATAACAGATGCTTTAAAAGAAAGGAGTTTGGGTAAAGCAAACGGAAAATCTGTACAATGGCTAAAAGAAAACATCGAAAATGAGGAAATAACAATTTACGATAAATGCTTTAACGATGCAGAATCCAGATATGATGTTTGGCAAAGACTAGTACCTTTCTACAACGAAATCATCAGCAATGATGATGAAAATATAATTATTGTTTCCCACGGAGATACATTGAGCATATTCAATGCGATGTGGTTGGGGCTGGAAGCTGAAATATTAAATAGAATTGAGTTATACGGTGTAAGTGGAGGTGTCTCATTTTTACACCAAACAAGCACAGGAAAAAGGGTTATCAAAAGAATGAGCGACACCTCTTATATCAAATCTTGGTAA
- a CDS encoding pirin family protein, translating into MAQYTYHSADSRGDANHGWLHSKHTFSFASYHNPERIHFGALRVLNDDFVAGGKGFGMHPHQNMEIISIPLEGDLKHSDSMGNSGVIQHGDIQVMSAGAGIYHSEYNKNHDKPVKFLQIWVIPNKMNVEPRYEQITLDPKDRKNVFQQVISPNPTDEGLWIHQNAWFNMADWEEGVEKEYTFHSKGNGLYIFVLKGDVLVDAQKLGARDGLGIWETDGIKIKAETPTEFLLMEVPMDV; encoded by the coding sequence ATGGCACAATACACATATCATAGCGCTGACTCCAGAGGAGATGCCAATCACGGTTGGTTACACAGCAAACATACTTTCAGCTTCGCTTCCTACCATAACCCTGAAAGAATACATTTTGGAGCTTTAAGGGTACTCAATGATGATTTTGTAGCCGGAGGAAAGGGATTTGGCATGCATCCCCACCAAAACATGGAAATTATTTCTATTCCTCTTGAAGGCGACTTGAAACATAGTGATAGCATGGGTAATTCGGGAGTAATTCAGCATGGGGATATACAAGTAATGAGCGCCGGAGCGGGAATTTATCATTCAGAATACAATAAAAATCACGACAAACCGGTGAAATTTCTTCAGATCTGGGTAATTCCCAATAAGATGAACGTAGAGCCGAGATATGAGCAAATCACCTTGGATCCAAAAGATAGAAAGAACGTATTTCAACAAGTGATTTCTCCCAATCCAACTGACGAAGGTTTATGGATTCACCAAAACGCTTGGTTTAACATGGCTGATTGGGAAGAAGGTGTAGAAAAAGAGTATACTTTCCATAGTAAAGGTAATGGCTTGTATATCTTTGTTTTAAAAGGAGATGTACTAGTTGATGCTCAGAAATTAGGAGCTAGAGACGGATTGGGAATTTGGGAAACTGATGGTATAAAGATTAAAGCAGAAACTCCAACTGAATTTCTCTTAATGGAAGTTCCTATGGACGTTTGA
- a CDS encoding winged helix DNA-binding domain-containing protein, with protein MTLNEIAINRLINQQISNPKLKTPQEVLEWMGAIQAQDYAMSKLAIGIRLPNNAFDKQIEDDLNNGKIIRTHLLRPTWHLVSADDVRWMMQLSAPNLNKSVASMNRSLGSDETVLKKSNSLIRKLLEKNEILTREEIMNELNKKGIATNDLRASHIMFRAETEMIVCNGERVGKQLTYALFDRKVPAAKPLQKDEALARLAEKYIQSRSPVTIKDFVWWSGLNVSDAKKAFEMVKSKFISSIIENEEYWTNETDNLKTNKDDSVYFLPAFDELIISYKDRTATIEAENQAIAFTKNGIFYPTIIYNGKVIGTWKKVSKGNETEILPSFFSSLTESQKKKYKTAETKLKLFYK; from the coding sequence ATGACCTTGAATGAAATTGCAATAAACAGACTGATTAATCAGCAAATTTCCAACCCGAAACTTAAAACACCGCAAGAAGTTTTAGAATGGATGGGTGCAATTCAGGCACAGGATTATGCAATGTCAAAATTGGCTATCGGCATTCGGTTACCTAACAATGCTTTTGACAAACAAATTGAAGATGATTTAAACAACGGAAAAATTATACGGACGCATCTGTTAAGACCTACTTGGCATTTGGTTTCTGCGGATGACGTAAGATGGATGATGCAACTTTCCGCACCGAACCTTAATAAATCTGTTGCATCAATGAACCGAAGTTTAGGTTCTGACGAAACAGTTTTGAAAAAAAGTAATTCTTTAATCAGAAAACTTTTAGAAAAAAATGAAATCCTGACCAGAGAAGAAATAATGAACGAACTCAACAAAAAAGGAATTGCCACAAATGATTTGCGGGCAAGCCACATTATGTTTAGGGCAGAAACGGAAATGATAGTTTGCAATGGCGAAAGAGTAGGCAAACAACTTACTTATGCTTTATTTGATAGAAAAGTACCTGCGGCAAAACCCTTACAAAAAGATGAAGCATTGGCAAGATTAGCGGAAAAATATATCCAAAGCCGAAGTCCTGTAACGATAAAAGATTTTGTTTGGTGGTCGGGACTTAATGTTTCTGATGCGAAAAAAGCATTTGAAATGGTTAAGTCTAAATTCATTTCCAGCATCATTGAAAATGAAGAATATTGGACGAACGAAACAGATAATTTGAAAACCAATAAAGATGATTCGGTTTACTTTTTACCTGCATTTGACGAACTAATCATAAGTTATAAAGATAGAACCGCTACAATTGAAGCAGAAAACCAAGCCATAGCATTTACAAAAAACGGTATTTTCTACCCAACAATTATTTATAACGGCAAAGTCATAGGAACGTGGAAAAAGGTTTCAAAAGGAAATGAAACTGAAATTTTGCCGTCATTTTTTTCATCACTTA
- a CDS encoding LytR/AlgR family response regulator transcription factor, giving the protein MNIEAIAIDDEPKALEVIQLLSEKVPFLTLKATFTDAFKAIPYLQQHHVDLLFLDIKMPDISGLEFLHSLPNKPKVIFTTAYSEYAVEAFDLDAVDYIMKPFSLARFSKACTKVLDSISGPPKYIFLKTGLEEEKVAYDDIHYVVSQGNYMEYHLTEGKKVVRQTLLDALQVLPNQSFYRIHRSYIISLEKIQKVSRTSVWVKGNEIPIGASFEDIFAEIREKLIKRP; this is encoded by the coding sequence ATGAATATAGAAGCCATAGCCATAGATGATGAGCCGAAAGCATTGGAAGTGATCCAACTTCTATCCGAAAAAGTTCCGTTTTTAACTTTAAAAGCTACTTTTACCGATGCTTTTAAGGCTATCCCTTATTTGCAACAGCATCATGTGGATTTGCTTTTTTTAGACATCAAAATGCCGGATATCTCCGGATTGGAATTCTTGCATTCCCTGCCTAATAAGCCGAAAGTGATCTTCACCACTGCTTATTCTGAGTATGCCGTAGAGGCTTTTGATTTGGATGCAGTAGATTATATAATGAAACCTTTTTCTTTGGCTCGCTTTTCTAAGGCATGTACCAAAGTTCTGGATTCTATCTCTGGCCCCCCTAAGTATATTTTCCTGAAAACAGGTTTAGAGGAAGAAAAAGTGGCTTATGATGACATACATTATGTAGTTTCCCAAGGGAATTATATGGAATATCATCTTACAGAGGGGAAAAAAGTGGTTAGACAAACCTTACTTGATGCTTTGCAAGTCTTGCCTAACCAGTCTTTTTATAGAATTCACAGATCGTATATCATCTCCTTAGAAAAGATCCAAAAGGTTTCCAGAACCTCAGTTTGGGTGAAAGGCAATGAAATACCTATCGGGGCATCCTTTGAAGATATTTTCGCTGAGATCAGAGAAAAGCTGATCAAACGTCCATAG
- a CDS encoding DUF2750 domain-containing protein encodes MKINIQEIENVSKLNPFDRYNYFIKKLADFEIFYTLKNENDNYVISELENHQLFPIWNFKEFAELCLIDEWKNYKITELSLDDFQDEIIDLISNENYLLNVFPVGLKTGFVVDLEEFIHDLKEELDKY; translated from the coding sequence ATGAAAATAAATATTCAAGAAATTGAAAATGTTTCAAAACTAAATCCTTTTGATAGATATAATTATTTCATTAAAAAATTAGCAGATTTTGAAATCTTTTATACATTAAAAAATGAAAATGATAACTACGTAATTTCCGAGCTTGAAAATCATCAACTTTTTCCTATATGGAACTTTAAAGAATTTGCTGAATTATGTTTAATTGATGAATGGAAAAACTATAAAATTACAGAACTATCTCTTGATGATTTTCAAGATGAAATAATTGATTTAATTTCAAATGAAAACTATTTACTAAACGTTTTTCCTGTTGGTTTGAAAACTGGATTCGTTGTTGATTTAGAAGAATTTATTCATGACTTAAAAGAAGAATTAGATAAATATTAA
- a CDS encoding metallophosphoesterase: MFSKLKADLGVFSVLGNHDYGDYHFGYGDSPEKHRNLKNLVGTHKVMGWDLLRNENRKVKVDNETISIVGVENWGTRNFSNRGNIQKALLGTEEEAVKLLLSHDPSHWREQVLDTDVDAMFAGHTHGMQFGVRSEHFQWSPVQYIYKEWAGLYSEGNKQLYVNAGFGFLGYPGRVGILPEITIFELQKGSV; the protein is encoded by the coding sequence TTGTTTTCCAAGTTGAAAGCCGATTTAGGGGTATTCTCGGTACTCGGAAACCATGACTATGGCGATTACCATTTCGGTTACGGGGATTCTCCCGAAAAGCACCGAAACCTCAAAAACCTCGTTGGCACACATAAGGTCATGGGATGGGATTTGCTTCGCAACGAGAACCGCAAGGTCAAAGTGGATAACGAAACTATTTCCATCGTGGGAGTAGAAAACTGGGGTACGAGGAACTTTTCGAATAGAGGGAATATTCAAAAGGCATTACTCGGAACCGAGGAAGAAGCAGTAAAACTACTCCTGTCACACGACCCATCGCATTGGCGTGAACAGGTATTAGATACGGATGTTGATGCAATGTTTGCCGGACATACACATGGGATGCAGTTTGGTGTGCGGAGCGAACACTTCCAATGGAGTCCTGTGCAATACATTTACAAAGAATGGGCAGGGCTTTATTCGGAGGGAAACAAGCAGCTATATGTTAATGCTGGTTTTGGATTTCTTGGATATCCCGGTCGTGTGGGTATACTTCCAGAAATCACCATCTTTGAATTGCAGAAAGGCAGTGTTTAG
- a CDS encoding Crp/Fnr family transcriptional regulator has translation MEEFINYLLQFGNLNKQQIDLITSKATEIELKKDEYYWEAGKTVRQVGFLTDGVIRVFYYNNKGEEITRYFIEENHLILSGNTVDEVFTPSEYLSAITDCKLVVFSKQNWKDLSATIIGWDSIIQKIITKHHAEKIARRSELVSQDGTERYLDFIEKFPTLVNRVPLSYIASYLGITQSSLSRIRKNIR, from the coding sequence ATGGAAGAATTTATAAATTACCTGTTGCAGTTCGGTAATTTGAACAAACAGCAGATAGACTTGATTACAAGCAAGGCGACAGAAATAGAACTCAAAAAAGACGAATATTATTGGGAAGCGGGAAAAACAGTTAGACAGGTTGGGTTTCTTACGGACGGTGTTATTCGTGTTTTTTATTACAACAACAAAGGTGAAGAAATTACACGCTATTTTATTGAGGAAAACCATTTGATTTTATCGGGAAACACAGTTGATGAAGTTTTTACGCCTTCCGAATATCTGTCTGCCATTACCGATTGCAAATTGGTTGTTTTTTCAAAACAAAATTGGAAAGACCTTTCCGCAACGATTATTGGTTGGGATAGCATTATTCAAAAAATCATCACTAAACATCACGCCGAAAAAATTGCAAGAAGAAGCGAATTGGTTTCGCAGGACGGAACAGAACGCTACCTTGACTTTATCGAGAAGTTTCCAACATTGGTAAATCGTGTGCCTTTGTCATATATCGCTTCCTATTTGGGCATTACGCAATCATCTTTAAGCAGAATAAGAAAGAATATCCGCTAA
- a CDS encoding sensor histidine kinase: MEESKLRYWENWIMLGGLLLFTFKYLSGITNQLNEDVNFLLLQRVPVDQVNRALEIYNPFLNLILPVTLFVISVYFAWLMIHQYVFPNLNNIGKDKTSLVAFILAVSLLIVGFSIHQSLRFYWTTNSEFNPILFIKRTRKISLVANTSVYLSLILIYEYLSMMFYQLCRRFRQEGNMYNVVINFCFAICSLLFIIILLRPNFFALSMRDLLPYLQFIIIAVCTVYGEMVFFYFIKKSKYIIGSVILVLISALGISLINIYSIGFDATYYSFWTFLGRENELYLLIFLGIIAAGAFAGTLHYLYDKQQKMLLTKVDVQSAELKQLRSQVNPHFLFNALNSMYALALKENADKTASGIQKLGDMMRFMLDQSDYITIQKEIEQLQTYIEIQQLRLDGSIDVELFLEPVSAPLEIAPMLLNPFVENAFKHGISLQSASWIRITLTHDAEHIFFKVHNSLHKDREERDTERNNHGIGLENVKRRLNLLYPNKHQLIIQESDQDFFVSLTLKVV, translated from the coding sequence ATGGAGGAAAGTAAATTAAGGTACTGGGAAAATTGGATCATGCTGGGAGGTCTGCTCCTCTTTACCTTTAAATATCTTTCCGGTATAACCAATCAGTTAAACGAGGATGTAAATTTTTTGCTTTTGCAGAGAGTACCTGTAGATCAAGTCAACAGAGCCCTAGAAATCTATAACCCATTTTTAAACCTAATACTTCCGGTCACCTTATTCGTCATCAGTGTGTATTTTGCCTGGTTGATGATTCACCAATATGTATTTCCCAATCTGAATAATATTGGAAAAGATAAGACTTCACTTGTAGCATTTATCCTGGCAGTATCATTGTTAATTGTAGGGTTTTCTATACACCAAAGTTTGAGATTTTATTGGACCACAAATTCGGAGTTTAACCCTATTCTCTTCATAAAAAGAACCAGGAAAATAAGTTTGGTGGCTAACACAAGTGTGTATTTGAGCCTGATCCTGATTTACGAATATCTGTCTATGATGTTCTATCAGTTGTGCAGAAGATTCCGGCAAGAAGGTAACATGTATAACGTGGTAATTAATTTCTGTTTTGCCATCTGTAGTTTACTTTTTATCATCATCTTGTTAAGACCTAACTTCTTTGCCCTCTCCATGAGGGACCTTTTGCCTTACCTTCAATTTATCATCATAGCGGTATGTACAGTCTATGGAGAAATGGTATTTTTCTATTTTATAAAGAAAAGTAAATACATCATTGGATCCGTAATTTTAGTACTGATTTCTGCCTTAGGAATTTCTTTGATCAACATCTATTCTATTGGATTTGATGCTACATACTATTCGTTTTGGACCTTTCTAGGGAGAGAAAATGAATTGTATCTACTGATCTTTTTAGGGATTATAGCAGCAGGAGCTTTTGCCGGAACCTTACATTACTTGTATGACAAGCAACAAAAAATGCTACTTACAAAGGTAGATGTACAGTCTGCAGAACTCAAGCAACTTAGATCCCAGGTAAACCCGCACTTTTTGTTTAATGCCTTAAATTCAATGTATGCATTGGCTTTAAAAGAAAATGCAGATAAGACTGCCAGTGGGATACAAAAGCTGGGTGACATGATGCGTTTTATGCTGGATCAGTCTGATTATATTACAATCCAAAAGGAAATTGAGCAATTACAAACTTATATAGAGATCCAACAATTGAGATTAGACGGAAGTATTGACGTAGAATTATTTCTGGAACCTGTAAGTGCTCCTTTGGAAATTGCACCTATGTTATTAAATCCGTTTGTGGAGAATGCTTTTAAGCACGGTATATCATTGCAATCGGCCAGTTGGATCAGAATCACCCTGACCCATGATGCTGAACATATCTTTTTTAAGGTCCACAACAGTCTACACAAAGACCGTGAAGAAAGAGATACGGAAAGAAATAACCACGGTATTGGGTTGGAAAACGTGAAGCGTAGATTAAATTTACTCTACCCAAATAAGCATCAATTGATCATACAGGAAAGTGATCAGGATTTCTTTGTCAGTCTAACCTTAAAGGTCGTATGA
- a CDS encoding RteC domain-containing protein, translating to MSEVKEYVLKRGFKNVNEEIRFFKYQKPAILAKLIYYNAIYKIETKKPYRAKPIRKYLNKELKKLNRFFDNNLDFYKYYRSNNSFLDEKMFLRGNHDIKLWLDTYYFQSDQSFSTSHDYKVAKIIANDLIQVYIEDQLYNKFQKDKSKTQKKLKWTGSKVALIELIYALHYQNVFDNGNNDIREVAQYFESTFDIDLGNFYQTYLELRNRKMNRTKFLDALREELIKKMDGQDEK from the coding sequence TTGTCCGAAGTAAAGGAATATGTCTTGAAAAGAGGGTTTAAGAATGTGAATGAAGAAATCCGTTTTTTCAAATATCAGAAACCTGCTATTTTAGCAAAACTCATTTACTACAACGCCATTTATAAAATCGAGACAAAGAAGCCCTACAGAGCAAAGCCCATAAGGAAATACCTCAACAAAGAACTGAAAAAGCTAAATAGGTTCTTTGACAACAACCTCGATTTTTACAAGTACTACCGTAGCAATAACTCGTTCCTTGACGAGAAAATGTTTTTACGGGGCAACCACGATATTAAGCTATGGTTGGACACCTATTATTTCCAGTCTGACCAGTCCTTTTCCACGTCACATGATTACAAGGTCGCCAAGATAATAGCCAATGATTTGATACAGGTTTACATCGAAGACCAGTTGTATAACAAATTCCAAAAAGATAAATCGAAAACCCAAAAGAAGCTGAAATGGACAGGTAGCAAAGTAGCCTTGATAGAACTGATTTATGCCCTGCACTATCAAAATGTATTTGACAACGGGAACAACGATATAAGGGAAGTAGCCCAATACTTTGAAAGCACATTTGATATTGATTTGGGCAATTTTTATCAGACTTATTTGGAGTTGAGAAACCGGAAGATGAACCGTACCAAATTCCTTGATGCGCTTCGGGAGGAACTTATCAAGAAAATGGACGGGCAGGACGAAAAGTAG
- a CDS encoding M28 family peptidase, translating into MRVFTTISLGLLLTSSVMAQDFPEFKVQQSQTSKHMNILAADEMMGRKPGTPGNLMAARYIAEQFRALGLKPANGDSYYQPVPLETTIPPSVGVISTTEGTAKIGTDFVLMQGGAIKGEYEVVHLPYAWVDKEKGYDDFKGVDVKGKVIITSVGVPGEEAPNQLFASVDDKQKIAKEKGAVAIIEVFNSPRPWTMIQRFFGRPSTKLKTSGGAQGEVPHLWISSTAAKILVANKISKVNLEVGARQSKDIATYNVAGILEGSDPKLKSEYLILSAHYDHVGYGAAAGQVTPQDTIFNGARDNAFGTVAVLTAAESFTKVKPKRSIIFVAYTAEEMGLLGSRYYAENPLVPLEKTVFNMNCDGAGYNDVSRITIIGLDRTGVKEEFQKATKAFGLTAMDDPAPEQNLFDRSDNVSLAAKGIPAPTYSPGFTAFDAEINKFYHQAADNPDNIDHSYLLKYAQSYTYAARLIANRAQAPAWIAGDKYEAAYKKLYGK; encoded by the coding sequence ATGAGAGTTTTTACTACAATAAGCCTAGGGCTATTACTTACTAGCTCTGTCATGGCTCAGGATTTCCCTGAGTTCAAGGTACAGCAGAGCCAGACCAGCAAACACATGAATATACTTGCGGCAGATGAAATGATGGGGCGCAAACCGGGTACTCCGGGTAACCTGATGGCTGCAAGATATATCGCCGAACAATTCCGCGCACTAGGTTTGAAGCCCGCTAATGGCGATAGCTACTACCAACCTGTACCTTTGGAAACTACCATTCCACCAAGTGTAGGGGTAATATCCACAACTGAAGGTACGGCGAAGATTGGAACTGACTTTGTTTTAATGCAAGGAGGCGCTATCAAAGGAGAATACGAAGTAGTACACCTTCCTTATGCTTGGGTAGACAAAGAAAAAGGATACGATGATTTCAAAGGTGTAGATGTAAAAGGTAAGGTGATCATCACAAGTGTGGGTGTTCCAGGTGAAGAAGCGCCTAACCAATTATTCGCTTCTGTTGATGATAAACAAAAAATTGCGAAGGAAAAGGGTGCAGTTGCCATCATAGAAGTTTTTAATTCTCCTCGTCCTTGGACTATGATTCAAAGATTCTTTGGTAGACCATCTACTAAGTTAAAGACATCAGGAGGAGCACAGGGAGAAGTACCTCACCTTTGGATCAGCTCCACAGCGGCAAAGATTTTAGTTGCCAACAAGATCTCTAAGGTAAACTTAGAGGTGGGTGCTCGTCAGTCAAAGGATATAGCTACCTATAATGTAGCAGGTATTTTAGAAGGATCAGATCCAAAATTAAAGAGTGAATATTTGATCCTTTCTGCGCACTATGATCACGTAGGTTATGGTGCGGCTGCAGGTCAGGTGACCCCTCAAGATACTATCTTTAATGGTGCAAGAGACAATGCTTTCGGTACAGTAGCCGTATTGACCGCTGCGGAAAGCTTTACAAAAGTAAAGCCTAAACGTTCCATCATCTTTGTAGCATATACAGCGGAAGAAATGGGACTTTTGGGATCCAGGTACTATGCAGAAAATCCATTGGTACCCTTAGAGAAAACCGTATTTAACATGAACTGTGATGGTGCAGGTTACAATGACGTGTCTAGGATTACTATCATTGGTCTTGACAGAACGGGAGTTAAAGAAGAGTTCCAAAAAGCTACTAAGGCTTTTGGGTTAACAGCGATGGACGATCCAGCCCCTGAGCAAAATCTTTTTGATCGCTCAGATAACGTGAGCTTGGCGGCAAAAGGTATACCGGCTCCAACCTACTCTCCTGGTTTCACGGCTTTTGATGCGGAAATCAACAAATTCTACCATCAGGCAGCAGATAATCCGGACAACATAGATCACAGCTATCTTTTGAAATATGCACAGTCATACACGTATGCGGCGAGATTAATTGCTAATCGAGCTCAAGCTCCGGCTTGGATTGCAGGCGACAAGTACGAAGCGGCATACAAGAAACTTTACGGAAAGTGA
- a CDS encoding VOC family protein, whose protein sequence is MENKNETEIRLTTIASIVYPARNLNQGIDTWASLLGKEPTWQNEDFASFNIENMDISLSRLPWVDYPLIFWKVEDIEKAHSYFITNGAKAMVEIADGSLVEIGKGKAVEGNNHNPDTGVVDMPGARLAVLKAADGNLFALTQEVPFDWSENNE, encoded by the coding sequence ATGGAAAATAAGAACGAAACAGAAATCAGACTTACTACGATTGCCTCAATAGTTTATCCTGCAAGAAACTTGAATCAAGGCATTGATACTTGGGCTTCTTTATTAGGCAAAGAACCAACTTGGCAAAACGAGGACTTTGCTTCTTTTAATATTGAGAATATGGACATTTCACTTTCACGACTTCCTTGGGTTGACTATCCATTGATTTTTTGGAAAGTTGAAGATATAGAAAAAGCACACAGCTATTTTATAACCAATGGAGCAAAAGCAATGGTAGAAATTGCTGACGGTTCTTTGGTAGAGATTGGCAAGGGCAAAGCAGTGGAGGGAAATAATCACAATCCTGATACAGGTGTCGTAGATATGCCTGGAGCAAGATTGGCTGTGCTGAAAGCCGCTGACGGTAATTTATTTGCACTAACACAAGAAGTTCCATTTGATTGGTCAGAAAATAATGAATAA